In Lepisosteus oculatus isolate fLepOcu1 chromosome 17, fLepOcu1.hap2, whole genome shotgun sequence, a genomic segment contains:
- the prop1 gene encoding PROP paired-like homeobox 1, translating into MLIFSDLDVDSTFKKAQVSSAGMQFSSHQSGHYPTPARRRHRTTFSQEQLEHLEAAFNKNQYPDIYCREDLARVTKLNEARIQVWFQNRRAKHRKQERAAQKPLPAVIPGCSGFMGGVCAVSSAGRQYQYSHTISHIPRFSSVIPSSYVPAPAVSQFSCASSHPHLSSGPTPPLQHEDWYSPLRAIGGPAPSLPPPMLSLASMPGLEPPPHWS; encoded by the exons ATGTTAATTTTCTCTGATCTAGATGTCGACAGCACTTTCAAAAAGGCCCAGGTCAGCAGCGCTGGGATGCAGTTCTCCTCACACCAATCGGGTCACTACCCGACTCCCGCTCGCAGGCGGCATCGGACCACCTTCAGCCAGGAGCAGCTGGAACACCTGGAGGCGGCTTTCAATAAGAACCAATACCCGGACATCTACTGTAGAGAGGACCTCGCCAGGGTGACGAAACTTAACGAGGCGCGCATACAG GTGTGGTTTCAGAACAGGAGAGCGAAGCACCGGAAGCAGGAACGGGCGGCGCAGAAGCCACTGCCCGCGGTCATCCCCGGCTGCAGCGGGTTTATGGGGGGAGTGTGTGCAGTGAGCTCCGCGGGGCGGCAGTACCAGTACAGCCACACCATCAGCCACATCCCCCGCTTCTCTTCGGTCATCCCCAGCAGTTACGTCCCCGCTCCGGCCGTCAGCCAATTCTCCTGCGCCAGCAGCCACCCGCACCTATCGTCAGGGCCGACCCCCCCGCTGCAGCACGAAGACTGGTACAGCCCGCTGCGTGCCATCGGTGGACCGGCACCCAGCCTGCCCCCACCCATGCTTTCCCTGGCCTCCATGCCTGGACTGGAGCCCCCACCACACTGGAGCTAA